The Hevea brasiliensis isolate MT/VB/25A 57/8 chromosome 1, ASM3005281v1, whole genome shotgun sequence genome has a window encoding:
- the LOC110663640 gene encoding uncharacterized protein LOC110663640, with the protein MRDEKKDKVEEEKNKKDEDKNESTSNHDEVNEEANKKKEVGKEKEEKRLEDYETVALIEECSALLQNKLPPKLKDPRSLSIPCHIGETSIEKALCDLGASVSLMPLSICEKLKVGELKPTTISLQLADRSIKYPVEILENVPLKVGKFFITVDFVVLEMEEDIHIPIILGRSFLAIAAAIIDVKNSRLILKVGQEEVEFYLNQTLKKHHEVDPCLRVDVIDEIVEEEFRKRYPEDPLENCLVHSKSTKDENPEVATFAQILEAT; encoded by the exons ATGAGAGATGAAAAGAAAGATAAGGTAGAAGAGGAAAAGAATAAAAAAGATGAAGACAAGAATGAATCTACTTCAAATCATGATGAAGTTAACGAGGAAGCAAACAAAAAGAAGGAAGTtggaaaagaaaaagaggaaaa GAGATTAGAAGATTATGAAACTGTGGCATTAATAGAGGAGTGTAGTGCTCTCTTACAGAATAAGCTTCCCCCTAAGTTGAAGGATCCAAGAAGTTTATCTATTCCTTGTCACATTGGAGAGACAAGTATTGAAAAGGCATTGTGTGATCTTGGAGCTAGTGTAAGTTTGATGCCACTCTCTATTTGTGAAAAGTTGAAGGTAGGAGAATTGAAGCCCACCACCATTTCTTTGCAATTAGCTGATAGATCTATCAAATATCCAGTAgaaattttggagaatgtgccattgaaggttggaaaatttttcattaCTGTGGATTTTGTGGTTCTTGAAATGGAAGAGGATATTCACATACCTATCATATTAGGAAGGTCATTTTTAGCCATAGCAGCGGCTATAATTGATGTGAAGAATAGTAGATTGATATTAAAAGTTGGACAAGAGGAGGTGGAATTTTATTTGAATCAAACTTTGAAGAAACATCATGAAGTTGACCCTTGTTTAAGAGTAGatgttattgatgagattgtggaaGAAGAATTTAGGAAAAGATATCCTGAGGACCCTTTGGAGAATTGTTTGGTACATAGTAAATCAACAAAGGATGAAAATCCTGAAGTTGCAACTTTTGCTCAAATTTTGGAGGCTACTTGA